In Brassica rapa cultivar Chiifu-401-42 chromosome A06, CAAS_Brap_v3.01, whole genome shotgun sequence, a single window of DNA contains:
- the LOC103875402 gene encoding probable carboxylesterase 7 isoform X1 codes for MDSEIDVDNSPAYRVYKSGRIERLSGETFKPPSPLTPENGVVSKDTLFSPEHNLSVRIFLPEKASAATGEKLPLLVYFHGGGFVIETAFSPTYHTFLTTTAATADCLAVSVDYRRAPEFPIPVPYEDSWDALKWVLSHISGAGPEQWINKHADFGKLFLAGDSAGGNISHHLATRAKREGIDSVISGVVLIHPYFWGKAPVDEFETRDERKRKGVEARWRVASPNSEEGVDDPLFNVVGSESVDISGLGCGRVLVVVAGDDTFARQGLGYVAKLEKSGWEGEVEVMEIKDEGHVHHLKSPDTDNARKVVNKVAEFIQK; via the exons ATGGATTCAGAAATAGATGTCGACAACTCTCCAGCTTACCGAGTCTACAAGAGTGGCCGCATCGAGCGTCTCTCAGGAGAAACATTCAAACCACCTTCTCCCCTAACCCCCGAAAACGGCGTCGTTTCCAAAGACACACTCTTCTCCCCGGAGCACAACCTCTCCGTCCGCATATTCCTCCCGGAGAAAGCCTCCGCCGCCACCGGTGAAAAGCTGCCACTCCTCGTCTACTTCCACGGCGGAGGCTTCGTCATCGAAACCGCGTTTTCACCGACTTACCATACCTTCCTCACCACAACCGCCGCCACCGCCGACTGCTTAGCCGTCTCCGTCGACTACCGCCGCGCGCCGGAGTTTCCGATTCCGGTCCCGTACGAAGACTCGTGGGACGCTCTCAAATGGGTGCTCTCTCATATCTCCGGAGCCGGACCGGAACAGTGGATAAACAAACACGCCGACTTCGGGAAACTGTTCCTCGCCGGAGACAGCGCCGGCGGAAACATCTCTCATCATCTCGCGACGCGTGCGAAGCGAGAGGGGATAGACTCGGTCATCTCCGGCGTCGTCTTGATCCATCCCTACTTCTGGGGGAAAGCTCCGGTGGACGAGTTCGAGACGAGAGACGAGAGGAAGAGGAAAGGTGTTGAAGCGCGTTGGAGAGTGGCGAGTCCGAATAGTGAAGAAGGAGTGGATGATCCGTTGTTTAACGTGGTGGGGTCCGAGTCGGTGGATATATCCGGGTTAGGTTGCGGGCGGGTTCTTGTGGTGGTGGCGGGGGATGACACGTTTGCGAGACAAGGTTTGGGTTACGTGGCGAAGCTGGAGAAGAGTGGGTGGGAAGGGGAAGTTGAGGTGATGGA GATTAAAGATGAAGGTCATGTTCATCATTTGAAGAGTCCTGATACTGATAATGCTCGTAAAGTGGTGAACAAAGTTGCAGAGTTTATTCAAAAGTAA
- the LOC103875402 gene encoding probable carboxylesterase 7 isoform X2, which translates to MDSEIDVDNSPAYRVYKSGRIERLSGETFKPPSPLTPENGVVSKDTLFSPEHNLSVRIFLPEKASAATGEKLPLLVYFHGGGFVIETAFSPTYHTFLTTTAATADCLAVSVDYRRAPEFPIPVPYEDSWDALKWVLSHISGAGPEQWINKHADFGKLFLAGDSAGGNISHHLATRAKREGIDSVISGVVLIHPYFWGKAPVDEFETRDERKRKGVEARWRVASPNSEEGVDDPLFNVVGSESVDISGLGCGRVLVVVAGDDTFARQGLGYVAKLEKSGWEGEVEVMEIKDEGHVHHLKSPDTDNARKVVNKVAEFIQK; encoded by the exons ATGGATTCAGAAATAGATGTCGACAACTCTCCAGCTTACCGAGTCTACAAGAGTGGCCGCATCGAGCGTCTCTCAGGAGAAACATTCAAACCACCTTCTCCCCTAACCCCCGAAAACGGCGTCGTTTCCAAAGACACACTCTTCTCCCCGGAGCACAACCTCTCCGTCCGCATATTCCTCCCGGAGAAAGCCTCCGCCGCCACCGGTGAAAAGCTGCCACTCCTCGTCTACTTCCACGGCGGAGGCTTCGTCATCGAAACCGCGTTTTCACCGACTTACCATACCTTCCTCACCACAACCGCCGCCACCGCCGACTGCTTAGCCGTCTCCGTCGACTACCGCCGCGCGCCGGAGTTTCCGATTCCGGTCCCGTACGAAGACTCGTGGGACGCTCTCAAATGGGTGCTCTCTCATATCTCCGGAGCCGGACCGGAACAGTGGATAAACAAACACGCCGACTTCGGGAAACTGTTCCTCGCCGGAGACAGCGCCGGCGGAAACATCTCTCATCATCTCGCGACGCGTGCGAAGCGAGAGGGGATAGACTCGGTCATCTCCGGCGTCGTCTTGATCCATCCCTACTTCTGGGGGAAAGCTCCGGTGGACGAGTTCGAGACGAGAGACGAGAGGAAGAGGAAAGGTGTTGAAGCGCGTTGGAGAGTGGCGAGTCCGAATAGTGAAGAAGGAGTGGATGATCCGTTGTTTAACGTGGTGGGGTCCGAGTCGGTGGATATATCCGGGTTAGGTTGCGGGCGGGTTCTTGTGGTGGTGGCGGGGGATGACACGTTTGCGAGACAAGGTTTGGGTTACGTGGCGAAGCTGGAGAAGAGTGGGTGGGAAGGGGAAGTTGAGGTGATGGAGATTAAAGAC GAAGGTCATGTTCATCATTTGAAGAGTCCTGATACTGATAATGCTCGTAAAGTGGTGAACAAAGTTGCAGAGTTTATTCAAAAGTAA